CGAGAACTTCGCGTCCTTCATGAGGTCGAGATCTTTCGCCGTACGGTCCTCGCGGTGATACTCGGCGTAATAGGCGGCGCCGAAGAGGATGCCGGTGGGCTGGACGGGATCGGTGCGCTTCATCTCGTGCGTACTCCGTTGTGGGCGTTGGCCGTTCGGTTGTGGACGACCGTCGAATGTTGCCGACAACATTCAGACGGGTCCATAATGTTGCCGATAACATCGCCGTGTCAAGCAAGAACGCGCCATCGTGATGAACTTGCACTGGTGATGCGTCGGGGCGGTACACGGCACCGCATCGGGAGGATCGAAAATGGCCGAGGGCACACGAACGCTCGGGCCGGGAGGCGGCAGCGTGACGCCGGCGAAGGCCGCGACGATCTACGACGTCGCCCAGGTAGCCGGGGTGTCGCACCAGACGGTAAGCCGCTTCCTGAAGGGCTTCGAGGGCATTCGTCCCGAAACCCGTGAAAAGGTCGTGCGGGCGCTCGATGAGCTGGGGTATCGGCCCAACCTGACTGCGCGAAGTCTCAAGTCCGGGCTGTCGCACCGGATCGGCGCACTCACGCATGAGATCTCGAATGTCGGGCCGAGCCGTATCGCCCAAGGCGCGAGCGCGGCCGCCCGGGAGGCGGGGTACGTCCTCGATCTGGTGTCACTCGACGTGCGGAACTCGCGCGCGATCGAGGAGTCGCTCGAGCTCATCACCCAGTTCGACCTCGCCGGTGTGCTCGCCCTGTCCTCGACCGACGAGATGACCCACGCATTCGAGACCATCGAGTTCCGCGTGCCGGTCTACATCGACGCCGAGGCCGACGACGCCGTCAGCAATCACCTCTCGGATCTGACGAGTGTGGGCATGCCGGCCCTCATCGCTCACCTCGCGAGCCTCGGCCACACGAGGCTCGTGCACATCGCCGGGCCCGTCACATGGTCGGCTGCCCGCAACCGCATCGGCGCATTCGACGCTGCCGTCGAGGCGCAGGGACTTCGCTCGGTCGGCATCCTCTCCGGGGATTGGTCGGCGCGGTCGGGATACCTGGCCGTTTCGGAACTGCCCCACCTTCCCGACGCGACGGCATTCGTCGCAGCGAACGACCAGATGGCCCTCGGCGTCATGCTCGCCCTGAAGGAACGCGGATGCCGCATTCCCGAGGATGTCAGCGTCGTCGGCATCGACGACATCCCTGAGGCCGCATTCTTCGATCCGCCCCTCACGACCCTTCACATCGACTTCGAGGCCCAGGCGCGCTCATCGGTCCACAAGCTCATTGCTCAGATCGAACGTACCGGAACGCCTCGGATCGGCCGTCCGCCGGCGCCGCAACTGGTGGTTCGTCGGTCGTCGGGGCCGGCGCCGGGCGTCGCGTCGTGACGACGCACCCGCTTCAGTGAAGTCCCTCAGCCGCCGAAGGCCTCTACGATCGGTCGGAACTTCATAACGGTCTCGGCGAGCTCGTCGGCCGGCACCGAATCGTGGACTATGCCGCAACCGGCATATGCCGTGACCGTGCCGTCGCCGTCGACCTGCGCGCACCGCAACGCGATCGCCCATTCGCCGTCTCCGTCGCCGTCGATCCAGCCGACCGGGCCCGCGTAGCGCCCACGATCGAAGCCCTCGAGCTCGGCGATCACTGGCAGCGCGACCTTCCGCGGCGTGCCGGCGACGGCAGCGGTCGGGTGCACTGCGCGCACGAGGTCGAGCGCGCTCGATCCGTCGCCGAGCGTGCCCTTCAGGTCGGTCGCGAGGTGCCAGAGATTGGGCAGCTGCAGGGTGAACGGCTCGGGGCTCGTGTCGAGGCGCGCGGTGTGCGGCGCGAGCCGCTTCACTGCGCTCGCGACGGCGAGGGCGTGCTCGGCGCGGTCCTTCGCCGAGGCGGCGAGGGCCACGGCGCGTTCGCGGTCTGATGCCTCGCCCGCACCGCGCGAGGTCGTGCCGGCCAGCACGCGGGCCGAGACGGTGCCGTGGTCGACGCGCACGAGCGTCTCGGGGCTCGCGCCGATGAGGCCGTCGACGGCGAACACCCACGTGTCGGGGTAGTCCTCGGCGAGGCGGT
The Agromyces albus DNA segment above includes these coding regions:
- a CDS encoding LacI family DNA-binding transcriptional regulator — protein: MAEGTRTLGPGGGSVTPAKAATIYDVAQVAGVSHQTVSRFLKGFEGIRPETREKVVRALDELGYRPNLTARSLKSGLSHRIGALTHEISNVGPSRIAQGASAAAREAGYVLDLVSLDVRNSRAIEESLELITQFDLAGVLALSSTDEMTHAFETIEFRVPVYIDAEADDAVSNHLSDLTSVGMPALIAHLASLGHTRLVHIAGPVTWSAARNRIGAFDAAVEAQGLRSVGILSGDWSARSGYLAVSELPHLPDATAFVAANDQMALGVMLALKERGCRIPEDVSVVGIDDIPEAAFFDPPLTTLHIDFEAQARSSVHKLIAQIERTGTPRIGRPPAPQLVVRRSSGPAPGVAS
- a CDS encoding isochorismate synthase, with product ELAPLIPRADPRHPLLWMRRGEGIVGLGETLRIESSGATRVEDAAAAWIELSALADIDDRVGLPGTGLVAFGAFAFADESEATSVLVVPELVLGRRDGRAWVTRISLATGDDEAADAATSVPLEIPEPTPKRRVPRVTFAPGAVPPEEYEAAVAEAVRRIDAGELEKVVLARQLVGELHEEDGLRATINRLAEDYPDTWVFAVDGLIGASPETLVRVDHGTVSARVLAGTTSRGAGEASDRERAVALAASAKDRAEHALAVASAVKRLAPHTARLDTSPEPFTLQLPNLWHLATDLKGTLGDGSSALDLVRAVHPTAAVAGTPRKVALPVIAELEGFDRGRYAGPVGWIDGDGDGEWAIALRCAQVDGDGTVTAYAGCGIVHDSVPADELAETVMKFRPIVEAFGG